One Staphylococcus simiae genomic region harbors:
- a CDS encoding amino acid ABC transporter ATP-binding protein produces MIQLNNIHKSFKDVEVIKGIDLSVEQGEVVTLIGRSGSGKTTLLRMINALEIPSEGTVYVNGKTYTAKDKKSQIEVRKQSGMVFQSYNLFPHKTALENVMEGLITVKKMNKAEARNKSLDLLEKVGLTHVKDQRPHALSGGQQQRVAIARALAMNPKVMLFDEPTSALDPELVNDVLKVIKDLANEGMTMVIVTHEMRFAKEVSNNIVFIHEGLIGEQGSPDAMFNHPKTDELRRFLNVIKEEEI; encoded by the coding sequence ATGATTCAATTAAATAATATTCATAAATCTTTTAAAGATGTTGAAGTCATTAAAGGTATAGATTTATCAGTTGAACAAGGTGAAGTTGTGACATTAATCGGTCGTTCTGGTTCAGGTAAGACAACCTTACTGCGTATGATTAATGCCTTAGAAATTCCTAGTGAAGGTACAGTTTATGTTAACGGTAAGACATACACTGCTAAGGACAAAAAGTCACAAATAGAAGTTCGTAAACAATCTGGAATGGTGTTCCAAAGTTATAATCTTTTCCCACATAAGACTGCTTTAGAAAATGTGATGGAAGGTTTAATCACAGTTAAGAAAATGAATAAAGCAGAAGCAAGAAATAAATCTTTAGACTTACTTGAAAAAGTAGGGTTAACTCATGTTAAAGATCAACGACCACATGCATTGTCTGGTGGTCAACAGCAACGTGTAGCGATTGCAAGAGCATTAGCTATGAATCCTAAAGTGATGTTATTTGATGAACCAACATCAGCACTTGATCCTGAATTAGTTAATGATGTGTTAAAAGTAATTAAAGACTTAGCTAACGAAGGTATGACAATGGTTATTGTTACGCACGAAATGCGCTTTGCTAAAGAAGTTTCAAATAATATTGTTTTTATACATGAAGGTTTAATTGGTGAGCAAGGTTCGCCTGATGCTATGTTTAATCATCCTAAAACGGATGAATTACGCCGTTTCCTTAATGTAATCAAGGAAGAAGAAATATAA
- a CDS encoding MDR family MFS transporter gives MSIKQKLTMIITMLFGGFFGLLNETLLVTALPSIMKDFDITYTQVQWLTTAFLLTNGIVIPLSALVIQRYSTRQVFLVSIFIFFLGTILGGFSPNFTVLLVARIIQALGSGIMMPLMMTTILDIFLPHERGKYMGTFGLVIGLAPAIGPTLSGYLVEYFNWRSLFHVVAPIAAVTFILGFKTVKNVGTNIKVPIDILSVIVSVLGFGGLLYGTSSISERGWNDPIVLIAIIGGIILVTVFVIRQFKLTTPLLNFGVFKNKQFTVGIIILGVTMISMIGSETILPIFVQNLLHRTALDSGLTLLPGAIVMAFMSMTSGALYERFGPRNLALIGMAIVVVTTAYFVVMDEHTSTIVLATVYAIRMIGIALGLIPVMTHTMNQLAPEMNAHGSSMTNTIEQIAGSIGTAILITILSQASKNFTPTMSDYKGMDKVDMMNQIKVDTLLHGYHAGFLFAVIITIVSFFCSFMLQGKKKDITEQSK, from the coding sequence GTGTCAATCAAACAAAAATTAACAATGATCATCACAATGTTATTTGGTGGCTTTTTCGGTTTACTAAATGAAACGCTATTAGTGACAGCTTTACCAAGTATTATGAAAGATTTTGATATTACATATACACAAGTACAATGGTTAACGACAGCTTTCTTATTAACTAATGGTATCGTTATACCTTTATCAGCGCTTGTTATACAGAGATATAGTACGAGACAAGTCTTTTTAGTTTCTATCTTTATTTTCTTTTTAGGTACCATTTTAGGCGGTTTTAGTCCTAATTTTACAGTATTATTGGTAGCGAGAATTATTCAAGCATTGGGTTCAGGAATAATGATGCCTTTAATGATGACTACTATATTAGATATCTTTTTACCACACGAACGCGGTAAGTATATGGGGACTTTTGGTTTGGTTATTGGCTTAGCACCAGCAATTGGACCAACATTATCAGGCTATTTAGTTGAATATTTTAATTGGAGATCATTATTCCATGTTGTGGCACCAATTGCTGCAGTGACTTTCATTTTAGGATTTAAGACTGTTAAGAATGTAGGTACTAATATCAAAGTGCCAATTGATATCTTATCTGTGATTGTGTCTGTTTTAGGATTTGGTGGTTTATTATATGGTACAAGTTCGATATCAGAACGTGGTTGGAATGATCCAATCGTCTTAATTGCAATTATTGGCGGTATTATTCTTGTTACTGTCTTTGTCATTAGACAATTTAAATTAACAACACCACTGTTGAATTTTGGTGTATTTAAGAATAAACAATTTACAGTCGGAATTATTATATTAGGTGTTACGATGATATCGATGATAGGTTCTGAAACGATTTTACCTATTTTTGTGCAAAATTTACTGCATAGAACTGCTTTGGATTCGGGCTTAACTTTATTACCTGGTGCAATTGTGATGGCATTTATGTCTATGACATCAGGTGCATTATATGAAAGATTTGGTCCAAGGAATTTAGCACTGATTGGTATGGCTATTGTTGTAGTAACTACAGCTTATTTTGTAGTTATGGATGAACATACATCCACAATTGTCTTGGCAACAGTATATGCGATTAGAATGATTGGTATCGCATTAGGATTAATCCCAGTGATGACACATACGATGAATCAACTGGCACCAGAAATGAATGCACACGGTTCATCTATGACTAATACCATTGAACAAATCGCTGGTTCAATAGGTACAGCAATATTAATTACTATTTTATCTCAAGCAAGTAAAAACTTTACACCTACAATGTCTGATTATAAAGGAATGGATAAGGTAGACATGATGAATCAAATTAAAGTTGATACGTTATTACATGGTTATCATGCTGGCTTCTTATTTGCAGTAATCATTACAATTGTTAGTTTCTTCTGCTCATTTATGTTACAAGGTAAGAAAAAAGATATTACTGAACAATCAAAATAA
- the istA gene encoding IS21 family transposase produces the protein MKLSLDINTDYEVTTLSDLPKLKIVMESLNMKINKSEIARQMNVDRRTIDKYLNGFKPSVNRKKQSKIDPYYDLIKELLSEECEQKFFYKRVLWQYLKDNHGLNCAYSTFRTYIRKHDLFNNYFKKGRQKSTPVGTTRFETKPGCQAQFDWKEDIRFKTKDHQEVSLNIGVLLLSYSRFKIMQVTMSKSLDVLLNLMVQAFESIEGVPEELVTDNMKTVMSQPRTETFSGQVNPKFKQFADDFNFKVKPCIAGRPRTKGKVESIMKILDEIHAYQGQLYLHEIPQFIDELNDRLNYSVHNGTGKIPIIEVKKEKSFLQPLPNVHVRNSYKVEHKYLKVNRSNMITYRSNQYSVPAEYYGKTVEVQVYDQRLFVYYNTKLIVEHPITHHKLNYQQQHYLETLAVSYGDHDDINQLALDNLKTIGEMYDE, from the coding sequence ATGAAATTATCTTTAGATATAAATACAGATTATGAAGTTACAACTCTTTCAGATTTACCAAAATTAAAAATTGTTATGGAGAGCTTAAACATGAAAATTAATAAAAGTGAAATCGCAAGACAAATGAATGTAGATCGAAGAACAATAGATAAATATTTAAATGGCTTTAAACCTTCGGTTAATCGAAAAAAACAATCTAAAATTGATCCCTATTATGATTTAATAAAAGAATTGTTGTCTGAAGAATGTGAACAGAAATTCTTTTATAAACGCGTGTTATGGCAATACCTTAAAGATAATCATGGTCTAAATTGTGCGTATTCCACATTTAGAACATATATAAGAAAACATGATTTATTCAATAATTATTTTAAAAAAGGACGACAAAAGTCAACGCCTGTTGGAACAACTAGATTTGAAACAAAACCAGGTTGCCAAGCTCAATTTGATTGGAAGGAAGATATAAGATTTAAAACGAAGGATCATCAAGAGGTATCTTTAAATATTGGTGTTTTACTCCTGTCATATTCACGCTTCAAAATTATGCAAGTTACGATGAGTAAATCATTAGATGTATTACTTAATTTAATGGTTCAAGCTTTTGAATCTATTGAAGGTGTTCCAGAGGAACTTGTTACAGATAATATGAAAACAGTGATGAGTCAACCTAGGACTGAAACGTTTAGTGGACAAGTTAATCCTAAATTCAAACAATTCGCTGATGATTTTAATTTTAAAGTGAAGCCGTGTATAGCTGGTCGTCCTAGAACGAAAGGTAAAGTTGAATCCATTATGAAAATATTAGATGAAATTCATGCCTATCAAGGACAATTATACTTACATGAAATTCCACAATTTATTGACGAATTAAATGATCGTTTGAATTACTCAGTGCATAATGGGACAGGAAAAATACCAATTATTGAAGTAAAAAAAGAAAAGAGCTTCTTACAGCCATTACCCAATGTCCATGTAAGAAACTCATATAAAGTAGAACATAAATATTTGAAAGTCAATCGTTCGAATATGATTACATATCGCTCCAATCAGTACTCAGTTCCTGCTGAATACTATGGAAAAACGGTTGAAGTTCAAGTTTATGATCAACGTTTGTTTGTTTATTATAACACCAAATTAATCGTTGAGCATCCTATTACCCATCATAAATTAAATTATCAGCAACAACACTATTTAGAAACGCTAGCTGTCTCCTATGGAGACCATGATGATATTAATCAGCTGGCCTTAGATAATTTAAAAACGATAGGAGAGATGTATGATGAATAA
- a CDS encoding 2,3-diphosphoglycerate-dependent phosphoglycerate mutase, protein MPKLILCRHGQSEWNAKNLFTGWEDVNLSEQGVKEAITAGEKIKEHQLNIDIAYTSLLTRALDTTHYILTKSEQQWIPVNKSWRLNERHYGALQGLNKDDARQEFGEEQVHIWRRSYDVKPPAESEEQRDAYLQDRRYNHLDKRMMPYSESLKDTLERVIPIWTDHISQHLLDGDTVLVSAHGNSIRALIKYLENVSDEDIVGYELKTGAPLIYELTDDLEVKDKYYL, encoded by the coding sequence ATGCCAAAATTAATTTTATGTCGCCACGGACAAAGTGAATGGAACGCTAAAAACTTATTTACAGGTTGGGAAGACGTTAATTTATCTGAGCAAGGTGTTAAAGAAGCGATTACAGCAGGTGAAAAAATTAAAGAACATCAATTAAATATTGATATTGCTTATACTTCATTACTTACACGTGCATTAGATACAACACATTATATTTTAACTAAATCTGAGCAACAATGGATTCCTGTTAATAAAAGCTGGCGTTTAAACGAAAGACATTATGGTGCACTACAAGGATTAAACAAAGATGATGCAAGACAAGAATTCGGAGAAGAACAAGTTCATATTTGGCGTCGTTCTTATGATGTCAAACCACCTGCTGAAAGTGAAGAACAACGTGATGCTTACTTGCAAGATCGTCGTTATAATCATTTAGACAAACGCATGATGCCATATTCTGAAAGCCTAAAAGATACTTTGGAACGTGTCATTCCAATTTGGACAGACCACATTTCACAACATCTTTTAGATGGAGATACTGTATTAGTTTCTGCACACGGAAATTCAATCCGTGCGTTGATTAAATATTTAGAAAACGTATCTGACGAAGATATTGTCGGTTATGAACTTAAAACAGGTGCACCGCTAATTTATGAATTAACAGATGATTTAGAAGTAAAAGATAAATATTATTTATAA
- a CDS encoding 2,3-butanediol dehydrogenase has product MKAAVWYGQKDVRVEDREPKVLQDNEVKVKVSWAGICGTDLHEYLEGPIFISTDKPDPFLGQQAPVTLGHEFAGVVDEVGANVTKFKKGDRVVVNPTVSNREKEENIDLYDGYSFIGLGSDGGFAEFTNAPEENVYKLPDQVSDKEGALVEPTAVAVQAIKEGEVLFGDTVAIFGAGPIGLLTIIAAKAAGASKIFVFDLSDERLKKAREVGATHTVNSGEENPNDVIRNNTNAGVDVAFEVAGVASTLKDSIEVTRARGTVVIVSIFGHAIEWNPMQLTNSGVKLTSTIAYTPTTFQQTIDLINEGNLNVKDVITDEIDLEDIVQNGFEQLVNDKSQAKILVKLS; this is encoded by the coding sequence ATGAAAGCTGCAGTATGGTACGGTCAAAAAGATGTAAGAGTTGAAGACAGGGAACCTAAAGTATTACAAGATAATGAAGTTAAAGTTAAAGTATCCTGGGCTGGTATTTGTGGTACAGATTTACATGAATATCTAGAAGGACCTATCTTTATTTCAACAGACAAACCAGATCCATTCCTTGGTCAACAGGCACCAGTAACTTTAGGACATGAATTTGCAGGTGTTGTTGACGAAGTTGGCGCTAATGTTACTAAATTTAAAAAAGGTGATCGAGTAGTAGTAAACCCAACTGTTTCTAATAGGGAGAAAGAAGAAAACATCGATTTGTATGATGGTTATTCATTTATTGGATTAGGTTCTGATGGTGGTTTCGCAGAATTTACTAATGCGCCTGAAGAAAATGTTTATAAATTACCAGATCAAGTTTCTGATAAAGAAGGTGCACTTGTTGAACCTACAGCAGTAGCAGTACAAGCGATTAAAGAAGGGGAAGTATTGTTTGGAGATACTGTAGCAATCTTTGGTGCAGGTCCTATTGGATTATTAACAATTATTGCTGCTAAAGCGGCTGGCGCGAGTAAAATATTTGTCTTTGACTTATCAGATGAACGCTTGAAGAAAGCTAGAGAAGTTGGCGCAACACATACTGTTAATTCGGGAGAAGAAAATCCTAACGACGTGATTCGTAACAATACCAATGCTGGTGTGGATGTAGCATTTGAAGTCGCTGGTGTTGCATCTACACTTAAAGATTCAATAGAAGTTACTAGAGCAAGAGGAACTGTTGTTATCGTTTCTATCTTTGGTCATGCTATTGAATGGAATCCTATGCAATTAACTAATTCTGGAGTTAAACTTACTTCAACTATTGCTTATACACCAACCACATTCCAACAAACAATTGATTTGATAAATGAAGGTAATTTGAATGTGAAAGATGTCATCACTGATGAAATTGACTTAGAAGATATCGTACAAAATGGATTTGAACAACTGGTTAATGATAAATCTCAAGCGAAAATACTTGTTAAATTATCATAA
- a CDS encoding amino acid ABC transporter permease — protein sequence MFLNLNSEQLHALDAAKQAFQPMLEGLVKYSIPITLVTFVFGLIIALFTALMRISTSKILKGIARVYVSIIRGTPMIVQLFIIFYGIPELGRLLTNNADNQWTLAPVVAAIIGLSLNVGAYASEIIRGGIISIPKGQTEAAYSIGMTYAQTVRRIILPQAIRVSIPALGNTFLSLIKDTSLLGFILVAEMFRKAQEVASTTYEYLTIYILVAVMYWVVCFIISIIQSIYESYIERGYRS from the coding sequence ATGTTTCTAAATCTAAATAGTGAACAACTACATGCATTAGACGCAGCAAAACAGGCATTTCAACCAATGCTAGAAGGGTTGGTAAAATATTCAATTCCTATAACATTAGTGACATTTGTCTTTGGCCTTATTATCGCTTTATTTACAGCCTTAATGCGAATTTCAACTAGTAAAATTTTAAAAGGTATTGCTCGAGTATATGTTTCTATTATTCGAGGTACGCCAATGATTGTTCAATTGTTTATTATATTTTATGGTATACCTGAATTAGGTCGATTATTAACTAATAATGCTGATAATCAATGGACATTAGCACCAGTGGTAGCAGCGATTATAGGTTTATCTTTAAATGTTGGTGCATATGCATCAGAAATTATCCGTGGAGGTATTATTTCTATTCCTAAAGGACAAACTGAAGCGGCATATTCTATTGGTATGACATATGCTCAAACAGTGAGAAGAATTATTTTGCCACAGGCAATTCGTGTATCTATTCCTGCTTTAGGAAATACATTTTTAAGTTTAATCAAAGATACATCTTTATTAGGTTTTATCTTGGTAGCAGAAATGTTCAGAAAGGCACAAGAAGTTGCGTCAACAACATATGAATATTTAACAATTTATATACTTGTTGCCGTAATGTATTGGGTCGTATGTTTCATCATTTCTATTATCCAAAGTATCTATGAATCTTATATTGAAAGAGGGTATCGCTCATGA
- a CDS encoding cation diffusion facilitator family transporter, which produces MSQSENLKLAQRGAYLSLVVYIILSVTKFLTGYVFNSAAVRADALNNMTDIIVSVAVIIGLKISIKPADRNHPYGHLKSENISSLLVSFIIMFVGIQVVIQNAPRLIRNDDVVPNAINIIVSLISGLVMLVVFVVNQRLATKTKSSSLSSAAKDNLSDSLVSIGTAIGLVFTQFGFPIVDIILATILGLLIIYTGFGIFKESIFALSDGFNEQELEEYRNDILEVPQVMDVKSIKGRYHGSSVFIDVTIVVDSDLSLIEAHHVCDNVEHHLHDKGISSVYVHPEPDHL; this is translated from the coding sequence ATGTCTCAAAGTGAAAATCTTAAGTTAGCACAGCGTGGTGCTTATTTAAGTTTAGTTGTATATATTATCTTATCTGTTACTAAATTTTTAACTGGGTATGTCTTTAATTCGGCAGCTGTTAGAGCAGATGCATTAAATAATATGACCGATATTATTGTATCTGTTGCCGTTATTATTGGTCTGAAAATTTCTATTAAACCAGCTGATAGAAATCATCCATATGGCCATCTTAAATCAGAAAATATATCTTCATTATTAGTATCATTCATCATTATGTTTGTGGGTATTCAAGTCGTCATTCAAAATGCACCACGTTTAATTAGAAATGATGATGTTGTACCTAATGCGATTAATATCATAGTGAGTTTAATTAGTGGACTAGTGATGTTAGTCGTTTTTGTTGTTAATCAAAGATTAGCGACGAAAACTAAAAGTAGTTCGTTAAGTTCAGCGGCAAAAGACAATCTATCAGATAGCTTAGTTAGTATTGGTACAGCGATAGGGTTAGTTTTTACACAATTTGGCTTTCCTATCGTCGATATTATCTTAGCGACAATACTCGGCTTACTCATTATCTACACTGGGTTTGGTATCTTTAAAGAATCTATTTTTGCACTTAGCGATGGTTTCAATGAACAAGAATTAGAAGAATATCGTAATGATATTTTAGAAGTACCTCAAGTAATGGATGTCAAAAGTATTAAAGGACGCTATCATGGCAGCAGTGTATTTATTGATGTCACAATTGTAGTTGATTCTGACTTGTCATTAATAGAAGCACATCATGTTTGTGATAACGTTGAGCATCATCTTCACGACAAAGGTATTTCATCAGTTTATGTCCATCCAGAACCTGATCATTTATAA
- a CDS encoding glycerate kinase — MHINKVIIASDSFKESMTAQHIGQTIQKAFQQVLPDDIQYDIIPMADGGEGTTEALIDALNAQNYTVAVHDPLMRPVKASYARSDLHQTAIIEMAEASGLQLLHDNDKNPLHTTSFGTGELIKDALDHDVKTIILGLGGSATNDGGSGMLSALGIKFIDHTGHQLQMNGATLDQIDTIDCSHVDHRLQHVSFKVACDVNNPLLGPNGATAIYGPQKGASQKMIPKLDTAMRHYHDKIASYTGKVVKDIPGAGAAGGMGAATLAFFNTTLQKGIDVVFDITNFYDRINNADLVITGEGRIDHQTIFGKTPVGVAQAAKQFNIPVIAICGSLGDGYQSVYEHGIDSVFSIIPAPCELSKAISHSEQYLYDTATNIARLLNTNSKFKS, encoded by the coding sequence ATGCATATCAATAAAGTGATTATAGCTTCAGACTCATTTAAAGAAAGTATGACTGCTCAACATATAGGTCAAACCATTCAAAAGGCATTTCAGCAAGTGCTACCAGATGACATTCAATACGATATCATTCCAATGGCTGACGGCGGTGAAGGAACAACAGAAGCTTTAATAGATGCTTTAAATGCGCAAAATTACACAGTAGCTGTTCACGATCCTTTAATGCGTCCTGTTAAAGCATCTTATGCAAGATCTGACTTACATCAAACTGCTATTATCGAAATGGCTGAAGCTTCAGGACTGCAGCTACTACACGATAATGACAAGAACCCGCTTCATACAACATCTTTTGGAACCGGCGAACTTATTAAGGACGCCTTAGACCATGACGTTAAAACAATTATCCTAGGACTCGGTGGTAGTGCAACCAATGATGGTGGTAGCGGCATGTTAAGTGCACTTGGCATTAAATTTATAGATCATACTGGTCATCAATTACAAATGAATGGTGCCACACTTGACCAAATTGATACGATTGATTGTAGTCATGTAGATCATCGTTTACAGCATGTGTCATTCAAAGTGGCTTGTGATGTAAATAATCCTTTACTGGGTCCCAATGGTGCAACTGCAATTTATGGTCCACAAAAAGGTGCTAGTCAAAAGATGATACCAAAGTTGGATACCGCTATGCGTCATTATCATGATAAGATAGCATCATACACAGGAAAAGTTGTCAAAGACATACCTGGTGCTGGTGCAGCAGGAGGTATGGGTGCCGCTACATTAGCATTTTTCAATACCACTTTACAAAAAGGTATTGATGTTGTCTTTGATATCACTAACTTTTACGACAGAATTAACAATGCAGATTTAGTCATTACTGGTGAAGGTCGAATAGATCATCAAACCATTTTTGGCAAAACACCTGTTGGCGTAGCTCAAGCAGCTAAACAGTTTAATATTCCAGTTATTGCTATATGTGGCAGTCTAGGCGATGGTTACCAAAGCGTTTATGAACACGGTATCGATAGCGTCTTTTCTATTATCCCTGCCCCTTGTGAGCTATCAAAAGCAATCTCACATAGCGAACAATATTTATATGATACCGCAACGAATATAGCTCGATTACTTAATACTAACAGCAAGTTTAAGTCTTAA
- a CDS encoding transporter substrate-binding domain-containing protein produces MKRLLFVVMALVFVLAACGNNDSKDSSKSGKTLNVGTEGTYAPFSFHSKQGKLTGYDIDVIKAVAKEEGIKLKFSETSWDSMFAGLDAGRFDVIANQVGINPDREKKYKFSKPYTYSSAVLVVRENEKNIKDFDDVKGKKLAQTFTSNYGKLAKDKGADITKVDGFNQSMDLLLSNRVDGTFNDSLSYLDYKKQKPDAKIKAIKGDAEQNKSGFAFSKKVDDETVQKFNDGLKKIEENGELAKIGKKWFGQDVSKSK; encoded by the coding sequence ATGAAAAGACTTTTATTTGTGGTAATGGCATTAGTATTTGTATTAGCAGCATGTGGTAATAACGATTCCAAAGATAGTAGCAAAAGTGGTAAAACACTTAATGTAGGTACTGAAGGTACATACGCACCATTTAGTTTCCATAGTAAACAAGGTAAATTAACTGGTTATGATATTGACGTAATTAAAGCAGTTGCGAAAGAAGAAGGTATTAAACTTAAGTTTAGTGAAACATCATGGGATTCAATGTTTGCTGGTTTAGATGCTGGTAGATTTGATGTTATCGCTAACCAAGTAGGTATTAACCCAGACAGAGAGAAAAAATATAAATTCTCAAAACCTTACACATATTCAAGTGCAGTATTAGTTGTACGTGAAAATGAGAAAAACATTAAAGATTTTGACGATGTTAAAGGTAAGAAATTAGCTCAAACATTTACCTCTAATTATGGTAAATTAGCAAAAGATAAAGGCGCAGATATTACAAAAGTTGACGGTTTTAACCAATCAATGGATTTATTATTATCTAATCGTGTTGACGGTACTTTCAATGATAGTTTGTCATACTTAGATTATAAAAAACAAAAACCTGATGCTAAGATCAAAGCTATCAAAGGTGATGCAGAACAAAATAAATCTGGTTTCGCATTCTCTAAAAAAGTTGATGATGAAACAGTTCAAAAATTCAACGACGGTTTGAAAAAAATTGAAGAGAATGGTGAATTAGCTAAAATAGGTAAGAAATGGTTTGGTCAAGATGTTTCTAAATCTAAATAG
- a CDS encoding putative metal homeostasis protein, protein MKLDLQTARRNLNSPNIKTRKRALKIIKQHKKSQK, encoded by the coding sequence ATGAAACTAGACTTACAAACTGCTCGTCGTAATTTGAATAGCCCGAATATTAAGACAAGAAAACGTGCTTTGAAAATTATCAAACAACATAAGAAATCGCAAAAATAG
- the istB gene encoding IS21-like element helper ATPase IstB — MNNITNYQRLKDNLSYLKMNQMITHLDEVIDFSITNDLSFIDTLIKLSDYEIAVKEKNMIESMVKVAAFPFKKELCDFDFSFQPNVNKQEIVDFTHLRFIENHQNIVFLGPSGVGKTHLATSIGMSAAKKRVSTYFIKCHDLIQNLKKSQLENRLENRLKHYSKYKLLIIDEIGYLPIDSEDAKLFFQLIDLRYEKKSTIFTTNINFNLWNEIFEDPKIANAILDRILHHSNVIKITGKSYRLKDHFVKVEKTE; from the coding sequence ATGAATAATATTACTAACTACCAACGTTTAAAAGATAATCTGTCATATCTAAAAATGAATCAAATGATTACTCATTTAGATGAAGTGATAGATTTTAGTATCACTAACGATTTATCATTTATTGATACTTTAATTAAATTGAGTGATTATGAAATCGCAGTTAAAGAAAAGAATATGATTGAATCAATGGTTAAGGTAGCAGCATTCCCTTTTAAAAAGGAACTGTGCGACTTTGACTTTTCATTCCAACCTAACGTCAATAAACAAGAAATCGTAGATTTTACTCATTTACGATTTATAGAAAACCATCAGAATATTGTCTTTTTAGGTCCAAGTGGTGTAGGTAAAACCCATTTAGCTACATCAATTGGTATGTCAGCAGCGAAAAAAAGAGTAAGTACGTATTTCATTAAATGTCATGATTTAATACAAAATTTGAAAAAATCTCAATTAGAGAATCGGTTAGAAAATAGACTCAAGCACTATAGTAAATATAAATTACTAATTATTGATGAAATAGGCTATTTACCTATTGATAGTGAAGATGCCAAACTCTTTTTCCAACTGATTGATTTAAGATATGAGAAGAAAAGTACCATTTTTACTACAAATATTAATTTCAATTTATGGAATGAAATATTTGAAGACCCTAAAATAGCTAATGCCATTTTAGATCGCATATTACATCACTCAAATGTCATAAAAATAACTGGGAAGTCTTATCGGTTAAAAGACCATTTTGTGAAAGTTGAAAAGACAGAATGA
- a CDS encoding GtrA family protein — MKLTKTHFEIIKFIVVGGINTFNYYVVYLLLLKLLHLNYMLSHVTGFIVAFVISYYLNCYFVYKVKPTWKKFISFPITQVVNVLLQTAFLYVFVKWLNLPAEIAPFAGLIITIPITFVLSKWVLKD, encoded by the coding sequence ATGAAATTAACAAAGACACATTTTGAAATTATTAAATTTATCGTTGTGGGTGGTATAAACACTTTCAACTATTATGTTGTTTACTTACTATTGTTAAAATTATTGCACTTGAATTATATGTTGAGTCATGTCACAGGGTTTATTGTGGCCTTTGTCATTTCATATTATTTGAATTGCTATTTTGTATATAAAGTTAAACCAACTTGGAAAAAATTTATTAGTTTTCCTATAACTCAAGTTGTTAATGTCTTATTGCAAACTGCTTTTTTATATGTTTTTGTAAAGTGGTTAAACTTACCGGCAGAAATCGCACCATTTGCTGGTTTGATCATTACTATACCTATTACTTTTGTCTTATCCAAATGGGTATTAAAAGATTAA